A single region of the Salvia miltiorrhiza cultivar Shanhuang (shh) chromosome 8, IMPLAD_Smil_shh, whole genome shotgun sequence genome encodes:
- the LOC131002006 gene encoding ferritin-2, chloroplastic isoform X1: protein MLLKAAPAFGLLNSQGENLSALFVSTSSSLALKNLDGRNRNGFVVCAAKHTNSKPLTGVLFEPFEEVKKELMLVPSVSQASLARHKYSDECEAAINDQINVEYNVSYVYHAMFAYFDRDNVALKGLAKFFKDSSLEEREHAEKLMEYQNKRGGKVKLQSIVMPLSEFDHAEKGDALYAMELALSLEKLTNEKLLNLHAVASKSNDVQLTDFVESEYLGEQVESIKKISEYVAQLRRVGKGHGKDYSEQNPTFSSKFSSV from the exons ATGCTTCTCAAAGCTGCGCCTGCGTTTGGTCTGTTGAATTCGCAGGGGGAAAATCTGAGCGCTCTGTTCGTCTCAACATCCTCCTCGCTTGCGCTCAAGAATCTCGACGGAAGAAACAGAAATGGATTCGTGGTGTGCGCGGCCAAGCACACCAACAGCAAGCCCCTAACCGGCGTCCTTTTCGAGCCATTCGAAGAGGTGAAGAAGGAACTCATGCTCGTGCCCAGCGTCTCTCAAGCCTCTCTCGCTCGCCATAAGTATTCCGATGAGTGTGAGGCCGCCATCAACGACCAAATCAA CGTGGAGTACAATGTTTCGTATGTGTACCACGCAATGTTCGCCTATTTCGATAGAGACAACGTTGCTCTCAAAGGACTTGCTAA GTTTTTCAAGGACTCCAGTCTAGAAGAAAGAGAGCATGCTGAAAAATTGATGGAATACCAG AACAAGCGAGGCGGAAAAGTGAAGCTGCAGTCGATTGTGATGCCGCTGTCAGAGTTTGATCATGCTGAGAAAGGAGATGCATTATATG CTATGGAGTTGGCACTATCTCTAGAAAAGTTGACAAATGAGAAGCTTCTAAATCTACATGCT GTAGCCTCTAAAAGCAATGATGTGCAACTGACTGATTTTGTTGAGAGCGAGTATTTGGGGGAGCAG GTGGAATCTATCAAGAAAATATCAGAATATGTTGCACAGTTGAGGAGAGTGGGTAAAGGCCACGGTAAGGATTATTCAGAACAGAACCCCACTTTTAGCAGCAAGTTTTCATCAGTCTag
- the LOC131002006 gene encoding ferritin-2, chloroplastic isoform X2, whose product MLLKAAPAFGLLNSQGENLSALFVSTSSSLALKNLDGRNRNGFVVCAAKHTNSKPLTGVLFEPFEEVKKELMLVPSVSQASLARHKYSDECEAAINDQINVEYNVSYVYHAMFAYFDRDNVALKGLAKFFKDSSLEEREHAEKLMEYQNKRGGKVKLQSIVMPLSEFDHAEKGDALYAMELALSLEKLTNEKLLNLHAVASKSNDVQLTDFVESEYLGEQVESIKKISEYVAQLRRVGKGHGVWHFDQMLLEEVIA is encoded by the exons ATGCTTCTCAAAGCTGCGCCTGCGTTTGGTCTGTTGAATTCGCAGGGGGAAAATCTGAGCGCTCTGTTCGTCTCAACATCCTCCTCGCTTGCGCTCAAGAATCTCGACGGAAGAAACAGAAATGGATTCGTGGTGTGCGCGGCCAAGCACACCAACAGCAAGCCCCTAACCGGCGTCCTTTTCGAGCCATTCGAAGAGGTGAAGAAGGAACTCATGCTCGTGCCCAGCGTCTCTCAAGCCTCTCTCGCTCGCCATAAGTATTCCGATGAGTGTGAGGCCGCCATCAACGACCAAATCAA CGTGGAGTACAATGTTTCGTATGTGTACCACGCAATGTTCGCCTATTTCGATAGAGACAACGTTGCTCTCAAAGGACTTGCTAA GTTTTTCAAGGACTCCAGTCTAGAAGAAAGAGAGCATGCTGAAAAATTGATGGAATACCAG AACAAGCGAGGCGGAAAAGTGAAGCTGCAGTCGATTGTGATGCCGCTGTCAGAGTTTGATCATGCTGAGAAAGGAGATGCATTATATG CTATGGAGTTGGCACTATCTCTAGAAAAGTTGACAAATGAGAAGCTTCTAAATCTACATGCT GTAGCCTCTAAAAGCAATGATGTGCAACTGACTGATTTTGTTGAGAGCGAGTATTTGGGGGAGCAG GTGGAATCTATCAAGAAAATATCAGAATATGTTGCACAGTTGAGGAGAGTGGGTAAAGGCCACG GTGTTTGGCACTTTGATCAGATGCTGCTTGAGGAGGTCATTGCCTGA